A window of the Bacillus sp. A301a_S52 genome harbors these coding sequences:
- a CDS encoding putative C-S lyase: MAFFEQNIDRTGTFSVKWERTKEVFKTEEDVLPMWVADMDFRPPQAISDALKKRVEHGIFGYTFTGETVADAIINWLADRHGWEINKSWITYSPGVVPSIGKAIQALTEPGDRILVQSPVYPPFFSMITDNDRKVENCPLIKKEHQYGIDFDAFEQALKNGVKLFILCSPHNPVGRVWTEEELRRMAELCLAHDVVIVSDEIHSDLILSGHQHVPIASLSKEIAENTITLIAPSKTFNLAGLQASVIVCANNDLQKKLHTIAKRQGSFTLNTFGIVAMEAAYRYGEEWLDELLTYLKGNVDVVKSYIADELPELTLVEPEGTYLLWIDCRKLGLSDGELNHLFTHKGKIGFNAGISFGKGGEGFVRMNVACPRSTVIEGLTRMKKAIHS; this comes from the coding sequence ATGGCTTTTTTTGAACAAAATATAGACCGAACAGGCACATTCTCTGTTAAATGGGAACGCACTAAGGAAGTCTTTAAAACCGAAGAAGACGTTTTACCGATGTGGGTAGCTGATATGGATTTCAGACCGCCGCAAGCTATTAGCGATGCCCTTAAAAAGCGAGTTGAACATGGTATTTTTGGCTATACCTTTACTGGAGAAACAGTAGCTGATGCAATTATTAATTGGCTAGCTGATCGTCATGGATGGGAAATAAATAAAAGCTGGATCACCTACAGCCCTGGTGTTGTCCCCTCAATAGGCAAAGCGATTCAAGCATTAACAGAACCAGGTGATCGGATCTTAGTCCAATCACCTGTCTATCCACCATTTTTCTCAATGATTACGGATAACGACCGTAAAGTTGAAAATTGTCCTTTAATTAAAAAAGAACACCAGTATGGCATTGACTTTGACGCCTTTGAGCAAGCGCTTAAAAACGGCGTAAAACTTTTCATACTTTGTAGTCCTCATAACCCCGTTGGACGGGTATGGACCGAGGAAGAGTTACGCCGTATGGCAGAACTTTGCCTAGCCCATGATGTTGTCATTGTCTCAGACGAGATTCATTCTGATTTAATTTTATCAGGCCATCAACATGTTCCAATCGCCTCTTTATCTAAAGAGATTGCAGAAAATACGATTACATTAATTGCACCGAGCAAAACCTTCAACTTAGCTGGGCTTCAGGCGTCAGTCATTGTTTGTGCTAACAATGACCTTCAGAAAAAGCTACACACCATTGCCAAACGACAAGGAAGCTTTACCCTTAATACGTTTGGTATCGTTGCAATGGAGGCCGCTTATCGATACGGTGAAGAGTGGCTTGACGAACTTTTAACCTATTTAAAAGGCAATGTTGATGTGGTGAAAAGTTATATCGCTGACGAACTACCTGAATTAACACTCGTGGAACCTGAAGGGACATACTTGTTATGGATTGATTGTCGCAAATTAGGTCTTTCAGATGGAGAACTGAATCATTTATTCACTCACAAGGGTAAAATAGGTTTCAACGCTGGAATTAGCTTTGGTAAAGGCGGAGAAGGATTTGTACGAATGAATGTAGCCTGCCCACGTAGCACAGTTATCGAGGGGCTAACTAGGATGAAAAAGGCGATCCATTCCTGA
- a CDS encoding CapA family protein: MSEKLSFKDRLKLVTIRHRQKAVLHATIAIVILAIPFFGHHWYFSANTPTETRPDDVNYRISMVGDMMMGRHVHDAAVQSGEPIDRVFEYTYPFFEESDYVTGNFETPILDKDDPEVAAHMDDAELHNKDIHIYSEPWAMEALENAGFDSVNFANNHALDYGDLSLQQTLSAISSSSIETLGIGDAINLSEEELKDGAIDAADMSYFNINDDVRVGIIGFTDVFVQGFSAQDFVGGVFTPQYQGLAELRNRLLEAKTPEEEGGGGADIVMVHIHWGDEYQVGYNDRQEELAHYITNYGADVIIGHHSHVLEPVTVVDGTNGNRAIVMNSLGNFVFDQGWTRTKESTIAQLDFLNDGSKQLSFVPMYIENTQPRETAGWTKFYRDYRIFRTLRKELPDEWWTIEDGRLKIDLDAAGVLEGVDLTS, from the coding sequence ATGTCTGAAAAATTATCATTTAAAGATCGACTAAAGTTAGTGACTATCCGTCATCGTCAAAAAGCTGTTCTTCATGCTACTATCGCTATCGTTATTTTAGCTATTCCATTTTTCGGGCATCATTGGTACTTTTCTGCAAACACACCTACTGAGACACGTCCGGATGATGTCAACTATCGCATATCCATGGTAGGCGATATGATGATGGGACGGCATGTTCATGACGCTGCTGTTCAAAGTGGTGAACCGATTGATCGCGTCTTTGAATACACCTACCCTTTTTTTGAAGAGTCAGACTATGTGACAGGTAATTTTGAGACACCGATATTAGATAAGGATGATCCAGAAGTGGCCGCCCATATGGATGATGCTGAGTTACATAATAAAGATATTCACATCTATTCAGAACCTTGGGCAATGGAAGCGTTGGAGAATGCAGGTTTCGACTCTGTCAATTTTGCAAATAACCATGCTCTTGATTATGGGGATTTATCGCTCCAACAAACATTATCTGCTATTAGCAGCTCTTCCATTGAAACACTTGGGATCGGTGACGCCATCAATTTATCAGAAGAAGAATTAAAAGATGGTGCTATTGATGCCGCTGACATGTCCTACTTTAACATTAATGACGATGTGAGAGTTGGTATTATAGGCTTTACAGACGTTTTTGTGCAAGGATTCAGTGCACAAGACTTTGTGGGTGGGGTCTTCACTCCTCAATATCAAGGGCTCGCCGAACTGCGCAACCGACTGCTAGAAGCAAAAACACCTGAAGAAGAAGGCGGCGGTGGGGCTGATATTGTCATGGTGCATATCCATTGGGGCGACGAATATCAAGTAGGGTATAACGACCGTCAAGAGGAATTAGCCCACTACATCACTAATTACGGAGCAGATGTTATCATCGGACATCACTCACACGTGCTAGAGCCTGTGACAGTGGTAGATGGCACGAACGGCAATCGCGCCATCGTCATGAACAGCCTTGGAAACTTTGTATTTGATCAAGGGTGGACCCGCACGAAAGAATCAACCATCGCTCAGCTTGATTTTTTAAATGATGGCTCGAAACAACTCTCCTTTGTCCCTATGTATATTGAGAATACCCAGCCCCGTGAAACAGCTGGATGGACAAAATTTTATCGTGACTATCGTATTTTCCGCACACTTCGCAAAGAACTTCCAGATGAGTGGTGGACAATTGAAGACGGTAGATTAAAGATTGACTTAGATGCAGCAGGTGTACTTGAAGGAGTGGACTTAACCTCATGA
- a CDS encoding gamma-glutamyltransferase — translation MNYKRYLNVTYVFASVIFIGLISWYFYFESEFDPFREPYSDSSFTNRQVESLMTSENNSQTAEQNNGEARVDIYGTSSTHPLAAEVGMDVIENGGTAIDAAVAVSFMLNVVEPYGSGIGGGGVMLYHDPAEGVISYDYREAAPISGNDDPTGRGVAIPGFVKGMDLIHENHGELPWEDVIAPAIERAETGFQVGDIFHQQTGNAVRYLEMEEHERQLFFPEGQALGVNDLLVQEDLADTLRLIQENRSDGFYSGPIGDHLQQQFNFTEEDLASYEPQITEPVSAEVGEQIVYGGPSPSSGTVVVQALQVADQLDLNDVFPDEDLPEDFSFGDLANSEDLQHIYIHLINEITKVTYDSRLDTLGDPAFDDIDHQALTNDDYIQQLLDNISINEITPGDTSELFDSPAEEADSRHTTHFVIVDKEGRMVSATHSLGEFFGSGIYIDGFFINNQMTNFSDNPNSINRYEPGKRPRTFVAPMIFEEEGQPVLGMGSPGGRRIPAMVFQTIMQYHYGINDDGEPMTLQEAIEAPRFYNEEDVIYLQKELPEEVSNELRNMGYSVVEHSSPLFYGGIQGLGVVIDDNGNVEGMYGGGDPRRNGAWQIESE, via the coding sequence ATGAATTATAAACGTTATTTAAACGTCACTTACGTCTTTGCCAGTGTTATTTTCATAGGCTTAATCAGTTGGTATTTTTATTTTGAAAGTGAGTTTGATCCTTTTCGGGAACCGTATTCTGATAGTAGCTTCACAAACAGGCAAGTGGAATCCCTTATGACTAGCGAAAATAATAGTCAAACCGCTGAACAAAATAATGGCGAGGCACGTGTCGATATTTATGGGACGAGCTCCACCCATCCGTTAGCAGCAGAAGTTGGGATGGACGTTATCGAGAATGGCGGTACTGCTATCGATGCCGCTGTGGCTGTTTCATTTATGCTTAACGTAGTTGAGCCTTACGGATCTGGAATTGGAGGCGGTGGGGTTATGCTCTATCACGACCCAGCAGAAGGGGTCATAAGTTATGATTATCGGGAAGCCGCCCCTATAAGCGGAAATGATGACCCTACTGGCCGTGGGGTTGCAATCCCTGGCTTTGTTAAGGGAATGGACCTTATTCATGAGAATCATGGGGAACTTCCGTGGGAAGACGTTATCGCCCCTGCCATTGAACGGGCTGAAACAGGTTTTCAGGTAGGTGATATTTTTCACCAGCAAACAGGTAATGCTGTTCGTTACCTTGAAATGGAAGAACATGAGCGTCAACTATTCTTTCCTGAAGGACAGGCTCTCGGTGTCAATGACCTACTCGTTCAAGAAGATTTAGCAGATACGTTACGACTCATTCAGGAGAACAGGTCGGATGGTTTTTACAGTGGACCAATCGGGGATCATTTACAACAACAATTCAATTTTACTGAAGAAGATCTGGCTAGCTATGAACCACAAATAACTGAACCTGTCTCTGCTGAAGTGGGAGAACAAATTGTCTATGGTGGTCCCTCCCCTTCATCTGGAACAGTGGTCGTCCAAGCTTTGCAAGTGGCAGATCAGCTCGATTTAAATGACGTTTTCCCGGATGAAGACCTGCCTGAAGATTTCTCATTCGGAGACCTTGCTAACTCTGAGGATTTACAGCACATTTATATTCATTTAATAAATGAAATAACAAAAGTCACCTATGACAGCCGCCTTGACACTCTAGGTGACCCTGCGTTCGATGATATTGATCATCAAGCACTGACAAACGATGATTATATTCAACAATTACTAGACAATATTTCTATTAATGAGATTACACCTGGTGATACATCCGAGTTATTCGATTCCCCTGCAGAGGAAGCCGATTCTCGACATACCACTCATTTCGTTATTGTAGATAAAGAAGGCAGAATGGTGTCCGCCACCCATTCACTAGGTGAATTTTTCGGTTCTGGTATTTATATCGACGGCTTTTTTATCAACAATCAAATGACTAATTTCAGTGATAATCCAAATTCCATTAATCGTTATGAGCCAGGTAAAAGGCCACGTACTTTTGTCGCACCCATGATTTTTGAAGAAGAAGGCCAGCCAGTTCTCGGGATGGGGTCACCAGGTGGAAGACGTATTCCTGCTATGGTATTTCAGACGATCATGCAATATCATTATGGAATAAATGACGATGGTGAGCCCATGACACTTCAAGAAGCGATCGAGGCTCCCCGCTTTTATAATGAAGAAGATGTCATCTATTTACAAAAGGAATTACCAGAAGAAGTTAGCAACGAGCTTCGCAATATGGGATACTCTGTCGTTGAACATAGCTCACCATTATTTTATGGTGGTATTCAAGGACTTGGTGTGGTCATCGATGATAATGGGAACGTCGAAGGAATGTACGGTGGCGGTGATCCTCGTCGTAACGGTGCATGGCAAATCGAATCAGAATAA
- a CDS encoding DUF2188 domain-containing protein, which produces MPWDTNDYPDSLKNLKTPIKKKAIDIANAMVDEGYKEGRAIPIATEQAKEWYSHASEKEIKEITYKRDKDLKKRDGDNHSSSRPKLMEKGEHVYPHENGWAVQAEEAKQPSEVFENKQEAITRAKEIAQNKHTHLVIHKSDGSIQERQSYDIQ; this is translated from the coding sequence ATGCCATGGGATACAAACGATTATCCTGACTCTTTAAAAAACCTAAAGACGCCTATTAAGAAAAAGGCGATAGACATTGCCAATGCTATGGTTGATGAAGGGTATAAAGAAGGCCGCGCCATTCCAATCGCAACAGAGCAAGCTAAAGAATGGTACAGTCACGCCAGTGAGAAAGAGATTAAAGAGATAACATATAAACGTGATAAAGATTTAAAAAAGCGCGATGGTGACAACCACTCATCTTCCCGACCCAAACTGATGGAAAAAGGCGAACACGTTTATCCGCATGAAAATGGCTGGGCGGTGCAAGCGGAAGAGGCCAAACAGCCGTCTGAAGTCTTTGAGAATAAACAAGAAGCCATTACGCGAGCTAAAGAGATAGCTCAAAATAAACACACACACCTCGTTATTCACAAATCAGACGGTTCCATTCAGGAACGACAATCATATGATATTCAGTAA
- a CDS encoding 1,4-dihydroxy-6-naphthoate synthase, with protein MNIAFSPCPNDTFTFHAWVHGLISGAPELHVTYADIDKTNYWAMAHKGPEIMKVSYAALPYVLNDYQLIPCGGALGRGCGPLVLTKEKGETIDLTGKTVAVPSDKSTAFMLFTLWAAQKVPGGVGEVKVLPFNEIMPAVKAGKVDAGLVIHEARFTYEQYDLTMLVDLGDWWEEDTGLPIPLGAIIAKRSLGKKEEITEWIRRSVEYAWKHPQASRDYVMAHADEMSVDVATAHIDLYVNEFTKSLGEDGYAAIESLLSRAAAEGVVPKCDLARLRD; from the coding sequence ATGAATATCGCATTTTCACCATGCCCTAACGATACGTTTACATTTCATGCATGGGTGCACGGACTTATTAGCGGTGCACCTGAACTTCACGTGACGTATGCCGATATCGATAAGACGAACTATTGGGCAATGGCTCATAAGGGGCCTGAAATCATGAAGGTTTCTTATGCAGCATTACCGTACGTGTTAAATGATTATCAGTTGATCCCGTGTGGTGGTGCGCTTGGTCGAGGGTGTGGCCCTTTAGTATTGACAAAGGAGAAGGGAGAGACTATCGATCTAACAGGTAAAACAGTGGCTGTCCCTAGTGATAAGTCAACTGCTTTTATGTTGTTCACGTTATGGGCCGCGCAAAAGGTCCCAGGCGGAGTAGGTGAGGTAAAGGTCCTCCCATTTAATGAAATTATGCCAGCCGTTAAAGCTGGTAAAGTGGATGCGGGTCTCGTCATACATGAAGCCAGATTTACATATGAACAGTACGATTTGACAATGTTGGTGGATTTAGGTGATTGGTGGGAAGAGGATACAGGATTGCCGATTCCATTAGGCGCGATCATTGCTAAAAGATCATTAGGGAAAAAAGAAGAGATCACGGAATGGATCCGCCGATCTGTAGAGTATGCTTGGAAACACCCACAAGCTTCCAGGGACTATGTTATGGCTCATGCAGACGAAATGTCAGTGGATGTAGCAACAGCGCATATTGATTTATATGTCAATGAGTTTACGAAAAGTTTAGGTGAAGATGGTTATGCTGCGATTGAATCACTATTAAGTAGAGCGGCTGCCGAAGGGGTTGTACCTAAATGTGATTTAGCTAGGCTGAGGGATTAA
- the pgsB gene encoding poly-gamma-glutamate synthase PgsB, which yields MNEFIYLSILAGIVLFIGIRERRKLDKNINTIPTRILVNGIRGKSTVTRLITGILKEDGQQVSGKTTGTSPRLFYWDSEDEEPITRSLQGPNISEQKMMVDKVSKRKVTAFVSECMAVNPDYQDVFQKRFVKANITIITNVMADHLDAMGPTINQIAEAFARTIPKNGYLVVPPTTFNRYFKKVAESRGTKMVVADVASVDDAYLTQFPFMMFAENAAIGLAVADILGVNREVALRGMLHAPVDPGAMKVHQFGQEEAPSFFFNGFAANDATSTLNIWHKILQQDYPHNHKTIIMNCRDDRIDRTIQFIKDVLPHLEVDSLILTGKSVAPIVTAYENGTLPVKKIINLEKQSTEHVLGEIRQLPEKSLIYGIGNIHGGGQELAEGIEQFEKETCDLSDTMSNSNRTSLSSLNKDKAFV from the coding sequence ATGAACGAATTCATCTATCTATCTATTTTAGCAGGAATCGTCCTTTTCATAGGAATACGTGAACGGAGAAAATTAGACAAAAATATTAATACCATTCCCACCCGCATCCTCGTGAATGGCATTCGAGGAAAATCTACCGTCACGAGATTAATTACCGGGATTCTAAAAGAAGATGGGCAGCAGGTATCAGGAAAAACGACCGGCACGTCTCCCCGGTTATTTTATTGGGACAGTGAAGATGAAGAACCTATTACCCGCAGTTTGCAGGGCCCAAACATTTCTGAGCAAAAAATGATGGTAGATAAGGTATCTAAACGAAAAGTAACAGCCTTTGTGTCGGAATGTATGGCAGTTAATCCCGACTACCAAGATGTTTTTCAAAAGCGATTTGTAAAAGCTAATATTACTATTATTACGAATGTCATGGCCGATCATCTAGATGCAATGGGACCGACTATCAATCAAATCGCTGAAGCATTTGCCCGTACGATCCCGAAAAATGGATACTTAGTCGTCCCTCCCACCACTTTTAACCGTTATTTTAAAAAGGTCGCTGAAAGTAGAGGAACTAAGATGGTCGTAGCGGATGTTGCTTCAGTAGATGACGCGTACTTAACACAATTTCCTTTTATGATGTTCGCTGAAAACGCCGCAATCGGGCTCGCTGTCGCTGATATTCTAGGTGTGAATCGGGAGGTGGCGTTACGCGGGATGCTTCACGCACCTGTAGATCCTGGTGCAATGAAAGTCCATCAATTCGGCCAAGAAGAAGCCCCAAGCTTTTTCTTCAATGGCTTCGCTGCTAACGATGCGACCTCAACACTTAATATATGGCATAAGATTTTGCAACAAGATTACCCACACAATCATAAAACCATTATTATGAATTGTCGGGATGATCGTATTGACAGAACGATTCAATTTATAAAAGATGTTCTCCCTCATTTAGAAGTAGATTCATTAATACTAACAGGGAAAAGTGTCGCCCCTATCGTTACCGCCTATGAAAACGGGACACTGCCTGTTAAAAAAATTATTAATTTAGAAAAACAATCGACTGAACATGTATTGGGGGAAATTAGACAATTGCCGGAGAAAAGTCTTATATATGGAATTGGCAACATTCATGGTGGTGGTCAAGAGTTAGCAGAAGGTATTGAACAATTTGAAAAAGAAACTTGTGACCTATCTGACACAATGTCAAATAGTAACCGCACCTCATTGTCGTCACTTAACAAGGATAAAGCATTCGTCTAG
- a CDS encoding Ktr system potassium transporter B, with protein MKLSSMKHKKLSPPRVLAIGFLVTIVIGTLLLMLPFATTEGITLIDALFTATSATTVTGLIVVDTGSAFTFFGQIVIMLLIKVGGLGLMTFAILIVLALGKRIGLRERLLVQESLNQTSLGGMIRLVKVLLIFAFSVEAIATLFLSFHWIPKYGWGFGFFTSLFHSISAFNNAGFSLWSDSLSGYVGDPVVNILITFLFITGGIGFTVVYDLFRTKTFRQLSLHTKLMLVGTLVVNIVAMFLMFVLEYGNPNTLGSLTGSEKLWASYFQAVTPRTAGFNTVDIGSLTPGTITFMLLLMFIGAGSASTGSGIKLTTFIIIVLAISSYLRGRKETVVFERRIDNHIVIRALSIVGVSLTAVFISIFMLSVTESAPYLTLVFEAFSAFGTVGLSMGITDELTFIGKQVIIVLMVIGRIGPVTLAFALAKAETAHVRYPKGDVFTG; from the coding sequence ATGAAATTATCATCAATGAAACATAAAAAACTATCACCACCGAGAGTCCTTGCTATTGGATTTCTTGTCACGATTGTTATAGGAACGTTGTTACTTATGCTGCCTTTTGCTACAACGGAAGGCATTACTCTGATCGATGCTTTGTTTACTGCCACGTCGGCTACGACGGTGACAGGTCTTATTGTGGTAGATACCGGATCAGCCTTTACGTTTTTTGGGCAAATTGTCATTATGCTTTTAATAAAAGTAGGTGGTCTTGGTTTAATGACATTTGCTATTTTAATTGTTTTAGCATTAGGGAAACGTATCGGTTTAAGGGAAAGATTGCTAGTCCAAGAATCTTTAAATCAAACTTCCTTAGGAGGCATGATTCGACTCGTTAAAGTACTGCTTATTTTTGCATTTTCTGTGGAAGCTATCGCCACCCTTTTCTTGTCATTTCATTGGATTCCGAAGTATGGTTGGGGATTTGGCTTCTTTACGAGCTTATTTCATTCTATTTCTGCGTTCAATAATGCGGGTTTCTCGTTATGGAGTGACAGTTTATCTGGATATGTTGGTGACCCTGTCGTTAATATCCTTATCACGTTCTTATTTATAACAGGGGGTATCGGGTTTACTGTCGTCTATGATTTATTTCGCACGAAAACATTTAGGCAGCTGTCTCTCCACACAAAATTAATGTTAGTAGGGACGTTGGTTGTAAATATAGTCGCCATGTTCCTGATGTTTGTCCTGGAATACGGTAACCCTAATACACTTGGAAGTTTAACAGGGAGTGAAAAGCTATGGGCTTCCTATTTCCAAGCGGTTACTCCGAGAACGGCAGGTTTTAATACCGTTGATATCGGAAGTCTGACCCCAGGTACGATCACGTTTATGTTGCTATTGATGTTCATTGGTGCTGGGAGCGCCTCTACGGGGAGTGGTATTAAGCTGACAACGTTTATTATTATCGTGTTGGCGATTAGCTCCTATTTAAGAGGACGAAAGGAAACGGTTGTATTTGAACGTCGCATTGATAATCACATTGTGATTCGTGCCCTTTCCATTGTCGGCGTTAGTCTGACCGCCGTCTTTATTAGTATCTTTATGTTATCAGTTACAGAGTCAGCCCCCTATTTAACACTCGTTTTTGAAGCATTCTCAGCCTTTGGAACTGTAGGACTGTCCATGGGGATTACTGATGAGTTAACGTTTATAGGGAAGCAGGTTATCATTGTCCTGATGGTGATAGGACGGATCGGCCCTGTGACACTAGCATTTGCATTAGCTAAAGCTGAAACAGCTCATGTTCGCTATCCGAAAGGCGATGTGTTTACAGGATAA
- a CDS encoding futalosine hydrolase — MEQLAKHVLIVTSVDAEKNAVLSGVQSKNTLNIDVQTVGVGAVTAAVNTANLLAKHSYDVVINMGVAGGFPNKANIGDAVIATDITAADLGAESDNGFKPIEELGFGQSALRSDKALCERLAKELNTGGMLSVHTGPVVTLSTVTGTTKTLKKLEKRVPGVVAEAMEGFGVAMAAHIAGMPVLEIRTISNLVGPRDKSAWRLDVALRSLEHVSKHLKEVL, encoded by the coding sequence ATGGAACAATTGGCCAAGCATGTGTTAATAGTCACCTCGGTAGATGCAGAAAAAAATGCTGTTTTATCAGGGGTTCAAAGTAAAAACACCTTAAATATAGACGTGCAAACAGTAGGAGTTGGGGCTGTAACAGCTGCGGTTAATACAGCGAATCTCCTTGCGAAACATTCGTATGACGTAGTGATTAATATGGGGGTCGCCGGTGGATTCCCTAATAAGGCAAACATTGGAGATGCTGTCATTGCAACTGATATAACGGCTGCAGACCTTGGAGCTGAAAGTGATAATGGCTTTAAACCAATTGAAGAATTAGGATTTGGCCAGTCGGCTCTGAGGAGCGACAAAGCGTTGTGTGAACGCTTAGCAAAAGAGCTAAATACAGGAGGGATGCTTTCTGTCCATACTGGTCCTGTAGTGACATTGTCCACTGTTACCGGGACAACTAAAACATTGAAGAAATTAGAAAAGCGAGTACCGGGTGTTGTGGCTGAAGCGATGGAAGGATTTGGGGTGGCAATGGCTGCTCATATTGCCGGGATGCCGGTTTTAGAAATCCGTACGATTTCAAATTTGGTAGGACCGAGAGATAAATCAGCTTGGCGGCTTGATGTGGCACTTCGTTCACTAGAACATGTCAGTAAGCACTTAAAGGAGGTTTTATAA
- the pgsC gene encoding poly-gamma-glutamate biosynthesis protein PgsC, with translation MFGTDLYIAIIVGVLLSLLYAEKTGIVPAGLVVPGYLALVFDQLMYVVVVGMISLLTFLIVTQLIGRMTVLYGRRKFAAMLTVGVLLKMGMDYLYPLTPFPIMELRGIGVIVPGLIANSIHKQGVLPTFASTFVIAFFTFVIITVYHLF, from the coding sequence GTGTTTGGGACAGATTTATATATAGCGATTATTGTAGGTGTATTGCTATCACTGCTCTATGCCGAGAAAACCGGAATTGTACCAGCAGGACTCGTTGTCCCTGGTTACCTCGCACTCGTTTTTGATCAATTAATGTACGTGGTCGTAGTAGGTATGATTAGCTTACTTACCTTCCTTATTGTCACACAATTAATTGGAAGAATGACAGTGTTGTACGGACGGAGAAAATTTGCGGCCATGCTAACTGTCGGTGTGTTATTAAAAATGGGGATGGATTATCTCTATCCACTGACCCCCTTCCCAATTATGGAATTACGGGGAATCGGGGTGATCGTTCCCGGTTTAATCGCTAATTCTATACATAAGCAAGGGGTTTTACCAACGTTCGCTTCAACATTTGTTATCGCTTTTTTTACTTTTGTCATCATTACCGTCTATCACTTGTTTTAG
- a CDS encoding YwbE family protein: protein MNGEQRKNIKPGIEVAIVLKQDQRTGKLTKGIVKDLLTKSQTHPHGIKVRLTDGQVGRVKEIISNSDSQ from the coding sequence ATGAATGGCGAGCAAAGAAAAAATATTAAGCCAGGTATAGAAGTAGCGATTGTATTAAAGCAAGATCAAAGAACAGGTAAGTTAACGAAAGGGATTGTGAAGGATCTCTTAACGAAGTCACAGACGCATCCACACGGGATCAAAGTGAGACTCACTGACGGACAAGTGGGGCGTGTGAAAGAGATTATTTCTAATAGCGATAGTCAGTAA